In Palaemon carinicauda isolate YSFRI2023 chromosome 14, ASM3689809v2, whole genome shotgun sequence, the following proteins share a genomic window:
- the LOC137653756 gene encoding uncharacterized protein — protein sequence MREVLDMAKGTPGDAGGLKGLLSLEDHPDLQDIFKSSNIEDDYDVEKEPIARGKFAAVRRARHRATGQLFAAKYVRRRRRNVSLECEARHEVAVLLLGLRDPHIVRLHHVYETRTEYIILLEFAGGGDLQRLLDDAVSVPECDVRNILQQVLRGLSFLHAHTIAHLDIKPQNLVMMGQTPEAGVKLVDFGLSRVIAQGTEITQIMGTPDYVAPEVINFEPISLATDMWAIGVLTYVFLTGCTPFGGDTDQETFVNITQAEFDFPEELFADISVHAKDFICGLLVKKPSDRMTVDDCLNHAWMTAALSQVHTDIITESFNEDTEEATDYPTEYDENYTPQYPTTNDHLYPLPETDHADSAYSSDSSSSPTFTEGYSNLVVPPLCHCTIPEEQQQQHQVQQQKPKRPQLQIGSSATLGRKQRSKGQRLSVDMEETLRSLQQHHHPSRATRRASLVIDDPRYLHEAAQHFHNMVKPLAEIPRPVAEELVILRDSDVDSGVSCHDCEEARTENSRLCHSDSYDGGDVASVVSWDDYSDLNGRRPSLTHFDNATLCSVTKPWEKLCNGSVSRAISQLTTVKKVPSEVRGSKSDLRGSKADLRGSRGDLHASKSDLRASKTDLRASKSDLRASKSDLRASKSDIRASKSELRASKADLRASRQDLRASKSDLRASRSDLRASKADLRASKSDLRASRSDLRASRTDLRGSRHNLTLSRLDLAHETLDGDCVLEDEAEDVLRGDLTLPRRSTIDRTALAPFMRGNSLHMSFRIAKTRDLRL from the exons aGGCAAGTTCGCAGCCGTGCGTCGGGCCCGGCACCGAGCCACCGGTCAGCTGTTTGCTGCCAAGTACGTCCGTCGACGCCGCCGAAACGTGTCCCTGGAGTGCGAGGCCCGACACGAGGTCGCTGTCCTTCTGCTGGGCCTGCGGGATCCCCACATCGTCCGGCTCCACCATGTTTATGAGACCCGAACGGAGTATATCATCTTACTTGAATT tgCTGGTGGTGGAGATCTTCAACGCCTGCTCGACGATGCTGTCTCCGTTCCAGAATGTGACGTCCGCAACATCTTGCAACAAGTACTCCGAGGCCTGTCTTTCCTGCATGCTCACACAATCGCCCATCTTGATATAAAG ccccagaacctggTAATGATGGGCCAGACTCCTGAAGCAGGTGTCAAGCTGGTGGACTTCGGACTTTCCCGGGTCATTGCCCAAGGAACCGAAATTACTCAAATTATGGGAACCCCTGATTACGTTG CTCCAGAGGTGATTAACTTTGAGCCTATCAGCTTGGCAACAGACATGTG GGCTATTGGAGTTTTGACCTACGTGTTCCTGACAGGCTGTACACCCTTTGGTGGGGACACTGACCAAGAGACCTTTGTTAATATCACACAAGCTGAATTTGACTTTCCCGAGGAGCTGTTTGCTGATATTTCAGTTCATGCCAAGGACTTCATCTGTGGCCTTCTTGTCAAAAAACCAAG tgACAGAATGACAGTAGATGATTGTCTAAACCATGCCTGGATGACTGCAGCACTTTCACAAGTCCATACTGACATTATTACCGAATCATTCAACGAAGACACTGAAGAGGCCACTGATTATCCCACTGAATATGATGAAAACTATACTCCCCAGTATCCAACAACAAACGACCATTTATATCCCTTACCAGAAACTGATCATGCAGATTCTGCTTATTCTAGTGATTCTAGCAGCAGTCCTACATTTACAGAAGGCTACAGTAATTTGGTTGTTCCCCCTCTGTGTCACTGCACAATACCAGAGGAACAGCAGCAACAACACCAGGTACAGCAACAGAAACCAAAGCGCCCACAATTACAGATTGGAAGTTCAGCAACACTTGGTAGGAAACAACGGAGCAAAGGGCAAAGGCTAAGTGTTGACATGGAAGAAACATTAAGGAGCCTTCAACAACATCACCATCCATCAAGAGCCACCCGACGTGCTTCCCTTGTCATTGATGATCCTCGTTATTTGCACGAAGCTGCTCAACACTTCCACAATATGGTTAAGCCCCTCGCTGAAATTCCTCGACCGGTAGCAGAAGAATTGGTCATTTTACGAGATTCAGATGTAGACAGCGGTGTTTCCTGTCATGACTGTGAAGAGGCTCGTACTGAAAACTCAAGACTGTGCCATTCTGATTCTTATGATGGAGGTGATGTAGCCAGTGTTGTTTCATGGGATGATTACTCAGATCTTAACGGAAGACGGCCATCACTCACTCATTTTGACAACGCAACTCTTTGTTCTGTAACCAAGCCTTGGGAAAAACTATGCAATGGGTCTGTTTCAAGAGCAATATCACAACTCACCACTGTTAAAAAGGTCCCTAGTGAAGTAAGAGGCTCAAAGTCTGATCTCAGAGGATCCAAAGCAGACCTTAGAGGCTCAAGAGGAGATCTCCATGCCTCAAAGTCTGATCTAAGGGCATCAAAAACTGACTTGAGAGCATCAAAATCAGACCTCAGAGCTTCCAAATCTGATTTGAGAGCTTCTAAATCTGATATTAGAGCTTCCAAATCAGAATTAAGGGCATCTAAAGCTGATCTTAGAGCTTCAAGGCAAGATTTACGGGCATCAAAGTCGGACTTACGGGCCTCCAGGTCAGATTTACGAGCTTCAAAAGCAGACCTGCGTGCCTCCAAGTCTGATTTACGAGCTTCTCGAAGTGATCTCCGAGCATCTCGTACAGATCTTCGTGGATCAAGACACAACCTTACTTTATCCAGACTTGATCTTGCACATGAAACCCTTGATGGCGATTGTGTGTTGGAAGATGAAGCAGAAGATGTGTTGCGTGGAGATTTGACTCTCCCTAGGCGTTCAACTATTGATAGAACTGCTCTTGCCCCCTTTATGCGAGGTAATTCCCTTCACATGAGCTTCCGAATAGCCAAGACCAGGGACTTGCGACTTTGA